The nucleotide sequence ATTCGACCATCTGGCATTGGCAAGAATAAAAGACTCCCTGTCGTTGTCTGGCTCTACGGCGGCGGGTTTGTTGACGGTTTCGGCGCCGATATCAACTCGAACATGTCCTACATCGTCCAAGCGAGCGTGGCCCAGCAGATGCCCATCATTGCCGTCACACTGAACTATCGTGTCGGCTTTCTTGGGTTCCCCGGCGGTGCTGAGGTAGCTAAGGAAGGCGTCACCAACTTGGGCTTCAAGGATCAACGGATAGCCCTGCAATGGGTCCATGAAAACATTGCCGCTTTTGGCGGCGATCCGGACAAGGTCACACTCTGGGGTCAATCTGCTGGAAGCCACTCCATCACTCATCAGATCTTGGCCTACGGAGACCAACGCGGCGAGAAGAGGCTTTTTCGGGGAGCCATCATGGTCAGCTCGTCAGTGGGCGTCGGGAactctcaccacccaacacGCTATGACGCTCTTGCCGGCTACAAGGGGATTGTTCGGGCGACAAACTGTACTGGCGCCCAAGACACTCTGGCCTGTCTGCGGAGACTGTCTGGGGACCAGCTGTGGGAAGCAAGTATGACAGTGGCCGACTTGGAAGTCTGGAAGCCGATGGTAGACGGAGACTTTGTGTCCATGCCTCCGACGCTCCAGCTTCTCTCGGGAAAGTTCCGTCGTGATGTGTCTGTCTTGATCGGAACCGGTAGTGATGAAGGCCTGGGCCCCTCCAAATCATTACCTCAAGACCTGGACACGGACGAGGATGTTCACGCGATGCTTAGATTGTTACTCCTTGACGCACGGAATGAGACACTCGACCTCATCATGCGAGCGTACCCTGCGGAAGCCCAGGGTCCGCCCTACGCTTTGCCAATGTCGGAGACAGATCGGCTGTGCGAGGAATTCAGGATTGCTGGGGGCTTACGCTGTGGGAAGCAGTTCCGGAGATTTGCTTCGATGTTTGGTGACTTTTTCGTGATCGCTGGTCGCCGGGCTGTCGCGCAGAAGTTTGCTGAGCTAGGCATGACGGCATATTCGTACCGGTTCGATACGTGGCCGACCTCCTTTCCAATCACCAACTTTACAAACTTTAAGCCTGGGTTTGCTGGTCACTCCACAGACTACTCTTACTTTTTCCGTTTCCCAAGGGAACACGACCTCTACGGCAACAACCCGCCGATTCCGAAGGGCTCTGAGGCGCATCTTCAGCTGTCACAGGGCATTGCTGCCAAGCTCATTGCCTACATCTACACTGGCAACCCCAACGCGGTCTCTGGTATGTTTCTTGCGCGACGATGAGGTTGTAGTGACAACGCACTAACCTTTCTTGTACTACTAGTCCCCGGCTTTCCTGTCTGGCCCAAGTACGACGTCAAGAAACCGACTAACATGGTATTCAACGCCACCGAGCATCCCGACTGTCTCAACGTTCACATCGAGCCTGATACCTGGCGCAAGGAGGGCATGGCAATCTGGCCAAGCCACCCGATCGAGCTGGACTACCGGAAGACTGTCCCTGACAATCTTAGAGACCTGTAAGCCTATACGTGGAAGGCTTGAGCCATGTGGAGGAGCTTAAGCTCTGGACcttgggttgttgctggatgTGAGACATACCAGCAGCGCCTCAAAAGTCTAAACGTTGTTTGTAACGCCACATCTCGAGCTTTATCTGGTTTCTAGCAACCAGAGTTTGTATTCCCAGCACGTGGCATAAGTTCTACGATAACTCTTCAATTCCATCTTGCTGTGGGTCAATCAACATGTTTATTCGATGACTTTGTCACCTGTATGACCCCCTTAAATAATGACAATGATGTGTTTGCAAGGCTGTCAGAGTCAAAAGACCTACACCTCAGATCTCTGACAGATTGAAGCACACAGTCAAAATGCTCGATTTGCGATTTATTTTTCCGTAGCAGCAACTGACGGTCGTCCCACTTGAAAGATAATCCATCCAGCTTTGGATCTCTACTCTATCTACTTGATCAAGATATTGAGATTCTTGTCAACACTATCCATCCTGCCTCTATTCCCATTTTTTGCTGCTAACAATCCGATCTGACTCGGGACAGCCATCAGCGAGCGCGGAGCAACTAGACCTCTGGATGCGCTACACAGCTGGCTCCACGTGGTAAGATGCTTTGATCAACCAAGGCAAACAATGATGGAAAGAGGTTGATTGGCCCATCGTATATATGTAACACCCATCTCACTCTCATCTGAACATCGAAATGCCCCATGGAAGTCCTCAGACGGGTCCGTCGAACAAGGAGTTTGCTTCATCTGCATTGAACCTGCTACTTTGGAACCGTCAACCCCGTACGTGCCGTCCTCCTTGGCCTGAGAAAGGCGATCTGGGTGGCGTTTTCCACATGCTTTCCCGTCGgcaacccaccaacccctccgcgCTCCGATTAGGCACGAGCTGCAAGGCGGACGCCTGCTGGTACAATTGTAAGACCTCCTAGTGTTGGGAAGACGCCTGAAGATGTCAAATGAAGGTCTCCGATTATGTGATGAAGGCCTCAGGTTATCTAATGAAGGCCTAATTAATAACTTCAAATGCCTCTCCAAAGGTTCAATCGGCCTTCATTGGATAGTTTGATGCCTCTTGACTATCCAGATAGGCCTGTTCAGTATCCAAATAGGCCTAATAAGCTTTCGAATAGGCCTTCAAGCTGCCTGCATAGACCCTCGAACGCTCCTTCCACGTCTAGCCACCATCTGTCGAGGCCTAGGGCACACTTTTGACGCCTATTAAAAGACTTTCGACGCGTTCAATTTTCGAACTCTGACCTTTTCTTCAAGCCTTCACAAAaccagatcaccaccaccaccaccatcgccaaaaCGATGGAGACCTCAGACCGGACGGTGGAGTTCAtctccaccgtcaccacaATGACGGTGATTGCGTTTTGCGCTGTGTTCCTCCGGCTTTTTTCAAAAGCCAAGTACGGAAAGGAGGTGATGCTGGACGACAACCTCATGGTGGTCGCCTGGGTACGCGTTTCCCTCGTTTGCAAACCCTCACACAGTCGCCGCGTGCTAACGGTCAACAACAGCTCCTCACGCTCGGTAGCCTGGCGCTGCTGCTAGCGTCGGTAGCCAACTTTGGCTacac is from Podospora pseudopauciseta strain CBS 411.78 chromosome 5 map unlocalized CBS411.78m_5.2, whole genome shotgun sequence and encodes:
- a CDS encoding uncharacterized protein (EggNog:ENOG503NWXI; COG:G; MEROPS:MER0033198), with the protein product MMMYSRALEQPALSSIREPASAIANMLLHYLALLPVAFAGSHKAPSATTLNGTYIGRYLPEFSQDLFLGIPFARAPVLGNPTPWDESWRGSRSAEYNGAICYCYAPPADMERANVTEKSDECLNLNVIRPSGIGKNKRLPVVVWLYGGGFVDGFGADINSNMSYIVQASVAQQMPIIAVTLNYRVGFLGFPGGAEVAKEGVTNLGFKDQRIALQWVHENIAAFGGDPDKVTLWGQSAGSHSITHQILAYGDQRGEKRLFRGAIMVSSSVGVGNSHHPTRYDALAGYKGIVRATNCTGAQDTLACLRRLSGDQLWEASMTVADLEVWKPMVDGDFVSMPPTLQLLSGKFRRDVSVLIGTGSDEGLGPSKSLPQDLDTDEDVHAMLRLLLLDARNETLDLIMRAYPAEAQGPPYALPMSETDRLCEEFRIAGGLRCGKQFRRFASMFGDFFVIAGRRAVAQKFAELGMTAYSYRFDTWPTSFPITNFTNFKPGFAGHSTDYSYFFRFPREHDLYGNNPPIPKGSEAHLQLSQGIAAKLIAYIYTGNPNAVSVPGFPVWPKYDVKKPTNMVFNATEHPDCLNVHIEPDTWRKEGMAIWPSHPIELDYRKTVPDNLRDL